Proteins encoded within one genomic window of Legionella sp. PC997:
- a CDS encoding TIGR01777 family oxidoreductase: protein MDIIIGGGTGLVGQILVPALLQSEHNIYVIGRDKDKIKHIFPNTIHAVTWDELHTLDPNEFDVIINLTGENIAEHRWSMKTKEKLLSSRIETTNQLVLWGSKATTKKPHLYNASAVSIYGLQKKLAQDNITFSETTPPLSTAKTSFATQLVTQWEDAARRGFDAGMPVTLMRFGVVLKRGEGMLKKLELPAQYGMGAVIGSGEQPLAWIDSTDLVEAIQFLLSNPKITGPINLVAPQQVSQKTFTKTLAQVLGKPAFLWMPAWATKLLFGQMSEELLLSGQTVNPQRLAEYQFNFKYPTLLSALTKEFRGEELP, encoded by the coding sequence ATGGACATCATTATTGGCGGCGGAACGGGATTAGTAGGTCAAATATTAGTACCTGCATTACTGCAGTCCGAACATAATATTTATGTGATTGGACGAGATAAAGATAAAATTAAACATATCTTTCCAAATACCATCCATGCTGTCACTTGGGATGAGCTTCATACATTAGATCCGAATGAATTTGATGTGATTATTAATTTGACTGGCGAAAACATTGCAGAGCATCGATGGAGTATGAAAACCAAAGAAAAATTACTTTCCAGTCGTATTGAAACAACCAACCAATTGGTACTTTGGGGTAGCAAAGCTACAACCAAGAAACCGCATTTGTATAATGCCAGTGCGGTGAGCATTTATGGTTTACAGAAAAAACTAGCTCAAGACAATATTACATTTTCTGAAACAACGCCCCCACTTAGCACGGCTAAAACCAGCTTTGCAACGCAACTGGTTACTCAGTGGGAAGATGCGGCGAGAAGAGGCTTTGATGCGGGTATGCCTGTTACGTTAATGCGTTTTGGCGTCGTATTAAAACGTGGGGAAGGTATGTTAAAAAAATTGGAATTACCTGCTCAATATGGGATGGGAGCAGTGATTGGTTCTGGTGAACAACCCCTCGCATGGATTGATAGCACTGACCTGGTTGAGGCGATACAGTTTTTGTTATCAAATCCAAAAATAACAGGGCCAATTAACCTGGTCGCACCACAGCAGGTGTCACAAAAAACGTTTACCAAGACGCTCGCACAGGTACTTGGAAAACCAGCGTTCCTATGGATGCCTGCATGGGCAACAAAGCTTTTATTTGGTCAAATGAGTGAGGAATTATTACTATCAGGACAGACTGTAAACCCGCAGCGACTGGCAGAATATCAATTTAATTTCAAATATCCCACTTTATTATCCGCTTTAACTAAAGAATTTAGAGGTGAAGAATTACCATGA